Proteins encoded in a region of the Alosa sapidissima isolate fAloSap1 chromosome 19, fAloSap1.pri, whole genome shotgun sequence genome:
- the zgc:153911 gene encoding uncharacterized protein zgc:153911 encodes MHFKRIWIVQVLYLSLLFVKAYTYEFKVTVPSSLVVTLGEPVVLPCSFSVGNAWQPEGIVITWQRGLEVVHSFYYNRDQLKRQSPHYAKRTHLYHSEMQKGNASLMLENITMDDVGEYVCSVSSQLGSEKKSFPLKVAAPYSEPVLQFSVRSGSVKLLLTAGGGFPAPTLHWLRDHEDLTNSTETDVTQDTLSGLYTVSSSLTLKGNSNATLTFILKNEDLVQEIRRNISLLSEYEEDTSNGSHGFQRQREFILLPILFTFFFLAILGLFLLFQSNRTKKIFLKTEKCICHGGTT; translated from the exons ATGCACTTCAAACGTATATGGATTGTTCAagttctctacctctctctactTTTCGTTAAAGCGTACACCTACG aattcaaggtcacagttcCAAGTTCCCTGGTGGTCACTCTTGGCGAGCCTGTGGTCTTGCCCTGCAGTTTCTCCGTTGGGAACGCCTGGCAGCCAGAAGGCATTGTTATCACTTGGCAACGGGGACTTGAAGTGGTTCACAGTTTTTATTACAATCGGGACCAGCTCAAGCGCCAGAGCCCACACTATGCCAAACGGACCCACCTGTACCACTCAGAGATGCAGAAGGGCAACGCATCTCTCATGCTGGAGAATATCACCATGGACGACGTAGGGGAATACGTCTGCTCTGTGAGCTCACAGCTGGGCAGTGAGAAGAAGAGCTTCCCCTTAAAAGTGGCAG CACCATATTCAGAGCCAGTGCTGCAGTTCTCTGTTCGTTCTGGAAGTGTGAAGCTTCTCCTAACTGCAGGCGGAGGATTCCCAGCTCCCACCTTGCACTGGCTTCGAGACCATGAAGACCTCACCAACAGCACAGAGACAGATGTCACACAGGATACACTGTCAGGACTTTATACAGTGTCCAGTTCTTTGACTCTCAAAGGGAACTCCAATGCCACCCTCACATTTATACTGAAGAATGAGGATCTCGTGCAGGAGATCAGGAGAAACATCAGTCTGTTATCTG AATATGAAGAAGATACTTCCAACGGCAGTCATGGTTTTCAGCGGCAGAGAGAGTTCATTCTCCTTCCTATACTATTTACATTTTTCTTCCTGGCTATTCTTGGATTATTTCTGTTATTTCAGTCAAACAGAACTAAAAAAATCTTCCTCAAGacagaaaaatgtatttgtcatggtGGCACAACATGA